In the genome of uncultured Celeribacter sp., the window TTGGTGCCGCAGCAGTTCCGCGAATTTGGTTGCGAGATTTACGACGACATGGCCGAGGGCCTGAAAGACGTCGACGTGGTGATGATGCTCCGCCTGCAAAAAGAGCGCATGGATGGCGGCTTCATCCCGTCGGAGCGCGAATATTTCTACCGCTACGGATTGGACGCCGACAAGCTGGCGCATGCCAAACCCGACGCCATCGTCATGCACCCGGGGCCGATGAACCGCGGCGTCGAGATCGACGGCACCATTGCCGACGACATCAACCGGTCTGTTATTCAGGAACAGGTCGAAATGGGCGTCGCTGTGCGCATGGCCGCGATGGACCTTTTGGCCCGCAACCTCAAGGCCTCGCGCGAAGAGGCGGGGGTGATGGTGTGAGCAACGTTCTCGATATTCCGCCGTCCGGGCAAAAGCTGGTCTGGGCCTTTTCCTATGAGGGCCCCATGGACGCCCTCGAAGCCCTTTCGCCCGAAGAACTGGCCGAGGCTTTGGGCCTTTGGGCCACGCCTGACATGGACCATATCGAACGCTTCGATCTGGACAGCATGCGGAATTATGGCTTTGCGCGCTATCTCTCGGAGGCCAGCGGGTTTGAAATTGGCGAGGACACAAGCCGCCTCGATGCGCTCACCGGGCCAGTTCTGCTGATCCACGCCAAGGCGCTCAATGAAAAAGACACCCGCTTTGCGCCGGAACCGCCGTTTGCGCTGATCGGTCGCTACGGCACCGGCCTCGACATCCCGCCGGTGATCGGGATTGAGAGCGACAGCGCCAAAGGCCAGTTGCCGCAGGGCAAGCCGCCGAAGTCCTCGGCGCGCATCTCCGGCATGGTCGCCACTTTCGTCCTCATCTTCCTCGCGATCTTTGTCGCCGTCTTCGTCTGGATCGGCGGATGACCGAGGGCTGGGCGGATATCCTCCACCCCAATGAGCGGGTGCTGTGGCAGGGCCAGCCGGACAGCCGCATCCAATGGCGTGGCCCCGGCCTGCCGTTTGCGTTTTTCGGCGTGGTCTTTGCGGGGTTTGCCCTGTTTTGGATGGTGAATGCTTTTGTGGCAGGCGGGTTCTGGATTTTCGGCCTGTTCCAATTCGTCACCGGCCTCCTCGTGGCGCTTGCGCCTTTGCTTTTGGGCCCCTTCATCGCGCGGCGCACATGGTATTCGCTGAGTTCCCGCCGCGCGTTTTTCGCAAGCGACATGCCGTTTTCCGGCAAAACCCTTTTGGCCCTCGACCTGCGCCCCTCTTTGGGTGTGGAGTTCGACGGCCAAGACCCAGGCACGATTACCTTCAACACCCGCGCAGAGCCGATTGTCGGTGAACAATTCGACAGCACGCCCGCGTTTGCTCTTATCCCCGATGCCCGCACCGTCTACGGGCTGATCCGCGATATTCAGAAAGGCTCCGTATGACCATTTTCACCAATGCCCGCCTGATCGACCCGGAAACCCAGACCGACACGCTTGGCTGGTTGCGCGTCGAGGGCGATGTCATCGCGGAAAGCGGCACGGGCACGCCGCCGCTGGGCGAGACCGTCGACTGTGGCGGCAAATGCCTTGCCCCCGGGATCGTCGATCTGGGTGTGAAAGTCTCTGAACCCGGTGAGCGTCACAAGGAAAGCTTTGCCTCCGCCGGTCGCGCGGCAGCCGCGGGCGGGGTGACGACGATTGTCACCCGTCCCGACACACTCAGCGCGATTGATACGCCCGAGGTCTTGGAATTCGTTCAGCGCCGCGCAGCGAGCGATGCCATCGTCAAGGTCAAACACCTCTCCGCCCTCACCAAAGGCCGCGAGGGCCGCGAGATGGTTGAGATCGGATTTATGCGCGACGCGGGCGCCGTGGCCTTTACCGATTGCGATCATGTCATCGAGAACACCAAGGCGTTGCAGCGTGCGCTGACCTACGCGAAATCCTGTGGCGCGCTGGTGATCGGCCACCCGCAGGACCCGGGGCTGTCGAAAGGCGCCGCCGCGACGTCGGGCAAATTCGCCGCCCTGCGCGGCCTGCCCGCCGTGTCGCCGATGGCGGAACGCATGGGCCTCGACCGCGATCTGGCGCTGATCGAGATGACCGGTGTTTCTTATCACTTTGACCAGATCACCACCGCCCGCGCCTTGCCTGCACTGGAGCGGGCGAAACAGAATGGCTTTGATGTGACGGCGGGCGTGTCGATCCATCACCTGACGCTCAACGAGTTGGACGTGGGCGATTACCGGACGTTCTTCAAAGTCAAACCGCCGCTGCGTTCCGAAGACGACCGTTTGGCGATGGTCGAGGCGGTGGCCTCCGGGGTGATCGACGTGATTTCGTCGATGCACACGCCGCAGGACG includes:
- a CDS encoding aspartate carbamoyltransferase catalytic subunit, producing the protein MTEGWADILHPNERVLWQGQPDSRIQWRGPGLPFAFFGVVFAGFALFWMVNAFVAGGFWIFGLFQFVTGLLVALAPLLLGPFIARRTWYSLSSRRAFFASDMPFSGKTLLALDLRPSLGVEFDGQDPGTITFNTRAEPIVGEQFDSTPAFALIPDARTVYGLIRDIQKGSV
- the pyrC gene encoding dihydroorotase, with the translated sequence MTIFTNARLIDPETQTDTLGWLRVEGDVIAESGTGTPPLGETVDCGGKCLAPGIVDLGVKVSEPGERHKESFASAGRAAAAGGVTTIVTRPDTLSAIDTPEVLEFVQRRAASDAIVKVKHLSALTKGREGREMVEIGFMRDAGAVAFTDCDHVIENTKALQRALTYAKSCGALVIGHPQDPGLSKGAAATSGKFAALRGLPAVSPMAERMGLDRDLALIEMTGVSYHFDQITTARALPALERAKQNGFDVTAGVSIHHLTLNELDVGDYRTFFKVKPPLRSEDDRLAMVEAVASGVIDVISSMHTPQDEESKRLPFEEAASGAVGLETLLPAALRLYHAGQLTLPELFRAMALNPAKRLGLASGRLSEGAPADLVLFDPDAPFVLDRFKLRSKSKNTPFDGARMQGIVKGTWVDGMRVFDG